A genome region from Arthrobacter sp. V1I9 includes the following:
- a CDS encoding DMT family transporter — translation MVWMAVALAVLGAFCLALGAQRQGSAVKADTGGLALSSNGFLRLLRNPRWVFGLLLLCAGMALNAVALVSAPLTVVQPIGAIALVITTIVNAKDQDLTINRATIVAISACVAGSALFVLLAVNVTQENHHVSLEAELTIVLLLALAVGLFGTLAVMFRHRLNAFVYILGAGVLFGFVAVLTRIIGKHLLDPNGLFLLNVQWYSVVAIIAAGGLGSWFVQSAYSTGPPDLVIAGLTVIDPIVGIAIGIVILGELRPDVHAVMAIAMGTAASLAIVGVIALSRHHPEVTKRKKDARKAAGRPTH, via the coding sequence ATGGTGTGGATGGCGGTTGCGCTTGCGGTGCTTGGCGCCTTCTGCCTGGCGCTGGGAGCCCAGCGCCAAGGGAGCGCGGTGAAAGCCGATACCGGAGGCCTGGCACTGAGCTCCAACGGGTTCCTCCGACTCCTCAGGAACCCGCGCTGGGTATTCGGGCTCCTGCTGCTGTGCGCCGGAATGGCCCTGAACGCAGTGGCTTTGGTCTCCGCCCCGCTTACGGTCGTGCAGCCCATTGGGGCCATTGCGCTGGTGATCACCACTATCGTCAATGCCAAAGACCAGGACCTCACCATCAACCGCGCCACCATAGTGGCAATCTCCGCCTGCGTTGCCGGCTCGGCGCTTTTTGTTCTCCTCGCCGTCAACGTGACGCAGGAAAACCACCATGTGAGCCTCGAGGCCGAACTCACCATTGTCCTGCTGCTTGCCCTCGCCGTCGGGCTCTTCGGCACTCTTGCCGTGATGTTCAGACACCGGCTGAACGCGTTCGTCTATATCCTGGGCGCCGGCGTCCTCTTCGGTTTTGTGGCCGTGCTGACCAGGATCATCGGCAAGCACCTGCTTGATCCCAACGGCCTGTTCCTGCTGAACGTGCAGTGGTATTCGGTGGTTGCCATCATCGCCGCAGGCGGCCTGGGATCCTGGTTTGTCCAGAGCGCCTATTCCACGGGCCCGCCCGACCTGGTGATCGCGGGCCTTACAGTCATCGACCCCATCGTCGGCATCGCCATCGGGATCGTCATCCTCGGTGAACTCCGCCCCGATGTCCACGCCGTGATGGCCATTGCCATGGGAACGGCTGCATCACTTGCTATCGTGGGGGTAATCGCCCTCTCAAGGCACCATCCCGAGGTCACCAAGCGCAAAAAAGACGCTCGGAAGGCCGCGGGCAGGCCCACCCACTAG